DNA sequence from the Caulobacter segnis genome:
CAAGGGCGCCGCGACGGTTCAGCATGGGATCGAAGCCTTCTGACGGGTTGGTTGTCTGGCGCGACCCTAAAGCGGCTTCGGCCGATTTGGAAACCGGTTTCCTAGCTTCCCGCGAAGCGAAGGTGGTGCAGGACGATCCCGCTGGTCGTGGCGACGTTCAGCGAGTCGAAGCCGTTCGCCATCGGGATGCCGATGGTCCGCGCACGCGCCATGACCTCGGGCGTCAGGCCCGGCCCTTCCGCGCCCAGCAGCACCGCCGTGCGCGGCGCGGGCTTCAGGTTGGCCAGGATCTCGGTCGCCGAGGGACTGAGCGCCAGACCCTCGAAGCCGGTCGCCGCCAGCAGGTCGGCGATATCCTCACCCCGCTCCAACCGCGCCGTCGGGACCGACAGCACCGCTCCGACCGAAACCCGGATGGCCTTGCGGTATAGCGGATCGCAGCAGTCGGCGTCGAGGATCACCGCGTCGGCCCCGAAGGCGGCGGCGTTGCGATAGATGCCGCCAATGTTGTCGTGGTTGGCGACGCCGCACAGCACCAGCACCACCGCCCTCCCCGGCAATCCGGCCAGCAGATCCCGCGCCGATGTGGGCTCGGGCTTGCGGCCTACCGCCAGCACGCCGCGATGCAGGTGGAAGCCGGCGATGGCGTCCAGCACCGCCTGGTCGGCGAAGTGCACCGGCGTCTCGTCCGGCAGGCCCGCGAACACCTCGGCCAGCTTGTCCTTCCGCTTGGGATCGATCAGCAGCGACACGACGCGCTCAGGCGCGTCGCGGGCGAAGGCCCGCAGGACCGTCTCGCCCTCTGCGATGAACAGACCCTCTCGCCCGACCAGGTCGCGCTCCTTGATCGCCCGGAACGGGGCGACGGCGGGATCGTCGGGGTCGGTGACGACGCGGAACAGCGGCAAGGGGAACTCCGAAGGGCTAGCGCACCCCTCGTATCGGCAGGATCGCCAGACCGCCAGCCAGGGCCAGCCCCGCCGCCATCAGGAAGAAAACGTGGAAGTTCTCGTGGCTGGGTCCCAGGCTCCAGACGGCCAGGGCCGGCGCCAAGGCCTGGGGCAGCGTGTTGGCCAGGTTGATCACCCCCAGGTCCTTGCCCGCGTCGCGCTGCGAGGGCAGCACTTGGGTCACCAGGGCGATGTCGACGGCGCAGAAGCACCCCGCCCCGCAGCCGAACACCACATAGGCCGCCACCAGCACCGGCCAGCTGGGCGACAGCGAGAACACCACCATCGACGCGGCCAGGACCACGGCCGCCCCGAAGGCGAACAGCTTCCGGCGCCGCAGCCGGTCCGACAGCATCCCCCCAAGCATGGCCAGCGTGACGTTGGAGATGGTCGAGACGGTCGTCAGGAACGCCAGCCCCTCCTCGGCGCGACGGCCGGGGAACAGCTTCGGATAGTCCATCACGTCCTGGAGGAAGTAGAGCATGTAGCACTGCACCAGGCTCAGGGCGACCAGCACCATGAACCGCCCCAGCCACGCCAGGGCGAAGTCGGGGTGCTTGCGCGGACTGACCCACAGGCCCGAGATGAAATCCCTCAGATTGAACGGCGGCAGGTCCGCCTTGGCCAGTGGCGGATCACGCAGGCGCAGGACGAACGGCGCCAGGCTGAGCAGCAGGGCGGCCGAGATCGTCGCGTAGCGCTGCCACTCGACGACCAGGAAGCCGCCGATCACCACCGCCCCGACCGCCGTGCCGATAGGATTTCCCAGGCTGAGGAAGGCCGCGACCATGCCCTTCTGATTGTCCGGCACCCGGTCGGGCATCACCGCCACCAGGGCCGAGAAGCATAGATTGAAGGTCAGCTGGAACAGGATCACGCCGCCGATCAGGGCCAGCGGCGTCTTGGCGTTCATGATCGCCAGATAGGCCAGGGAGGCGCCGACCGCGCCCACCACCATCCAGGGCCGCCGGCGGCCGAACCGCGAGGTGGTGCGATCGCTGATCGCCCCCGCCAGCAGGTTGGCGACGCTGGCGACGATGGCGCCGTAGAAGGCCACCTGGCTCAGGACCACCGCCTTCGAGGCATGGTCGATCGACGCTGCCTTCAGGGGCAGCAGGACCTGCAGCAGGGGTTGGAAGGAAACGAAGGCCCCGATCTGGGCAAGGGTGTAGGCGGCGATGAAATTCGCGCGCACCGGCACCTTTGGCCGCGCTCCGTCGTCAGGCGCCATCTCACCTCCCCACACGGTCTTTGCGCCGCGTCGCTGTCACACTGACCGTCAGTCCCTTGCGACACAAGGGGTGGCGTGAGGTTAAGCAGGGAGTTTCCTTCCGGAAGCGACTGGCTTTAGTCTGAGGAAATGGGCGTGAGTCACAAGAAAGTCGGGGCGGACGGATGGCATCGGTGACGATTTACGACGTCGCCGCGAAGGCGGGCGTCTCCATCAAGACCGTGTCACGGGTGATGAACAAGGAGCCGAACGTTCGGCCCGCCATGCGCGACCGCGTCCTGGAGGCCGCCGGCGAGCTCGGCTACAGCCCCAACCTGTCGGCGCGCAGCCTGGCCGGCTCGCGTTCGTTCGTGGTCGCCGTCTTCGTCGACGCGGCCCTGACCATCGACCACTGGCAGAGCGAGCGCGGCGCGGACTACCTGTCCCGCATCCAGCTGGGCGCGACCCTGGTCTGCCGCGAGGCCGGCTATCACCTGTTGATCGAGCTGATCGACAACGACGGTCCGAAGGTCCGCCAGGACGTGGCCGCCTTCCTGGCCGCCCTGAAGCCGGACGGCGTGATCCTGACCCCGCCCTCCTCCGACAATCCCGGCGTGCTGGAGACGCTGGACAAGGCCGGCACGCCCTATGTCCGCGTCGGCCCCGAGCGCGCCGAGGGCCTGGGCCCGCGCGTGCACATGGACGACGTCGCCGCCGCGCGCGAGATGACCCAGCACCTGGCCGATCTCGGCCACAAGCGCATCGGCTTCATCGTCGGCGAGCCGCGCTACGGCGCCAGCCAGGCGCGGCGCGAAGGCTATCTGGAGGCGATGAAGGCGCGCGGCCTGGCCGTGGCCGACGACTGGGTGCGCCAGGGGGACTTCACCTTCCAGTCCGGGCTGGAGCAGGCCAAGGCCCTGCTGGCCCTGCCCGACCGACCAACGGCGATCTTCGCCTCCAACGACGACATGGCCCTGGGCTGCATCGCGGCGATCGCCGAGGCGGGCCTGATGACGCCGGGCGATGTCTCGGTGGCCGGGTTCGACGACAGCCCCAGCGCGCGCTTCAGCCGGCCGCAGCTGACCACCGTGCGCCAGCCGGTGGCGGAAATGTCCTCGGCGGCGGCCAAGCTGCTGATCGCGCAGGCCAGGAGCAGTGACCCGCCTGAACGGCCGGTCGACGTGCTCCTCCCCTTCGAACTGATCCACCGCGCCTCGACGGCGCCGCCGCCGAATTAGGG
Encoded proteins:
- a CDS encoding TrmH family RNA methyltransferase codes for the protein MPLFRVVTDPDDPAVAPFRAIKERDLVGREGLFIAEGETVLRAFARDAPERVVSLLIDPKRKDKLAEVFAGLPDETPVHFADQAVLDAIAGFHLHRGVLAVGRKPEPTSARDLLAGLPGRAVVLVLCGVANHDNIGGIYRNAAAFGADAVILDADCCDPLYRKAIRVSVGAVLSVPTARLERGEDIADLLAATGFEGLALSPSATEILANLKPAPRTAVLLGAEGPGLTPEVMARARTIGIPMANGFDSLNVATTSGIVLHHLRFAGS
- a CDS encoding MFS transporter; the encoded protein is MAPDDGARPKVPVRANFIAAYTLAQIGAFVSFQPLLQVLLPLKAASIDHASKAVVLSQVAFYGAIVASVANLLAGAISDRTTSRFGRRRPWMVVGAVGASLAYLAIMNAKTPLALIGGVILFQLTFNLCFSALVAVMPDRVPDNQKGMVAAFLSLGNPIGTAVGAVVIGGFLVVEWQRYATISAALLLSLAPFVLRLRDPPLAKADLPPFNLRDFISGLWVSPRKHPDFALAWLGRFMVLVALSLVQCYMLYFLQDVMDYPKLFPGRRAEEGLAFLTTVSTISNVTLAMLGGMLSDRLRRRKLFAFGAAVVLAASMVVFSLSPSWPVLVAAYVVFGCGAGCFCAVDIALVTQVLPSQRDAGKDLGVINLANTLPQALAPALAVWSLGPSHENFHVFFLMAAGLALAGGLAILPIRGVR
- a CDS encoding LacI family DNA-binding transcriptional regulator — encoded protein: MASVTIYDVAAKAGVSIKTVSRVMNKEPNVRPAMRDRVLEAAGELGYSPNLSARSLAGSRSFVVAVFVDAALTIDHWQSERGADYLSRIQLGATLVCREAGYHLLIELIDNDGPKVRQDVAAFLAALKPDGVILTPPSSDNPGVLETLDKAGTPYVRVGPERAEGLGPRVHMDDVAAAREMTQHLADLGHKRIGFIVGEPRYGASQARREGYLEAMKARGLAVADDWVRQGDFTFQSGLEQAKALLALPDRPTAIFASNDDMALGCIAAIAEAGLMTPGDVSVAGFDDSPSARFSRPQLTTVRQPVAEMSSAAAKLLIAQARSSDPPERPVDVLLPFELIHRASTAPPPN